One Triticum dicoccoides isolate Atlit2015 ecotype Zavitan chromosome 3B, WEW_v2.0, whole genome shotgun sequence genomic window, AAAGCATGCATAACTTTTCGCAGCGAGTCTTCATTTCAAAATCACGACGGAAGAGCCATGGAGAGACAATTCCGGTACCAACATAGGCAAAGCTGCACAAGAAACATTTCACATGAGCAATTCGGGTCCTCACGTGCGCCGCTGCCATTTGCTCACAGTCACAGCCTGATCCGCGCAGACACGGCGGCGGCCGCACGAGCGTGGGGGGTCACAGGGTACTACGTCTGCCGGGCCACGCGTCATTTCTGCAGTGGGCGCAGCCAGGAAGGAGGAGCAAAGGATCAAGCGCCGTCCACGCGCGAACCCCCACCAACTCTGTGGCGTCCAAAACCTACATGCACCAAATCGACCTCACTTACCACTGGGGCGCTGCCTGCGTGCTGCGCGCTGACCCGCGGCTGTCAGTGACGGAAAGGGGCAGCGGGTACGACACGGACTGGGTGGTTAGGTAAAGCTGGACTAATCGTTATAAAATTAAACGGGTGGACTCCGCTAGGCATGATGAGCTACCGATCCTTGCCGTCCACGTGTACCCATGGGCCCTGAGTCCCGCGCACACCACCACCATGTACTCGCACATGTATGCATGACACATGGCCCCAACGTAGCCAGGCTCACCTGTCAGGGAGTACGGCCAAACATGCTAACGGAGGAACGATCGTTGAGAGGAAAGGGCGCCGCAACTCACCCCGAAATCGCGAGACCAACCCGAAACCATCTTCTCTGGGTCGCATTTCGGTGGGGTCGGCGGACCAAGCCCCACATGGCAGCCAGAGTGGTGGAAGAGGCCGGTGgtttggcctgccgaacgcggatCGGTCGTATAGATTATGTGGTGCGGGATTAGCGAGCGATCGAGCTGTCCCCTACCTGTGTTGctctccctcccctctccccccctctctctcttgcgCGCTTGCTTGCTCCCCTTCTCCGTGTGAGCGAGGCCGAGACGGAGCACCAGCGGAGGAGGGCTGTGCTGAAGAAGGCTGCGCCAGCGAGAGCTTGGTGACTGGGTACGTATCTCCCCTGCTCTTCGAGCTCCAAGCTTTAATTTCTCTCTCTTTTTCCCAATAGTATTCGTTCGCTCTCTGACTTTTATTTTCCGTGTGATTGCTGCGGATTTTGTTTACTAATTGAGCTCTCTGGGTTGGGGAGGGGGCCTGGGGTCAAACTTGAGGTATCTCTAGTATTTTGGTACCTAGTATTAGTTTGGTTCAGCTTGCTGTTGGCTGTTGGGCGTATGGTCTGATTTGTGAATTCTGGCCCGGAAGATGATTTTGTGAGTTCAAGCTTCGGTGTGATTACATATCTCCTGCTCCGAATTTTCTGTCAAAATAACATGGATCATGGCGGGAGCTTTGTACCGGGAAAGTGTGCATCCCAAATATCTAGAAatgaagttggtgtttgtttgtttgcgaggtGGGATTAAATCTGTGGAGATATTAGTTTATCGGAGGCTGCTTGACTGTTGAATTCACTTGCCATATGACTACTACAGTATATTTTCTAAATAGTCTTCAGCTAGAGAACTATATAGGCGCAGCTTCGATGATAAAAGATTCATCATAAGAATTTGTTAAAAAAAAATGGACGCTCTTAATTTCTCGAGAACTACTAAAGTACTGTATTCTCTTTTCCACTACACTAGCCTTTAGATTCTTTTTTACTGGCAATACTTTTCTCCACTAATGTATTGAGTGATATCAAATGTCTCAACAGTTGGCCTTTTCCTACCTACTGGACCTGCAGTACTTTGAACATGCTTTTTGCATATCACTGCATTAAGGATGAATAAAATGTTAAGCACCGACTGTTTAGGGACGCAGGAGTTTCATACATTCCACAAGACCACTGAAATACTGGAAGACTCGCAACCTCAAGAGATTGCATTCCACGAAACAGCGCTGGGGTCAACGCTAGTAGATCATCAAAATGGTAAAGTCTGCTTAATTTTAATTCCAATCTACTTGGTTAGACTCGTTTTgatcttttctctctctctctctctctctctctctctctctctctctctctcactgaattCTGGATTTTCTGCTTGGAATACACCTGTACTGTAGCTGCATTAGAGTAGTGACTCTTTCAGAACATAAACTTCCTTGAATAATATATAATCCTCAGGAACGTGttatactactactttacttttatACTACCTTGCTTTAAAAATAGTAAATGTGTTAAATTGCCGGTGACTGAACGTCGGTCTGGATATCTGGATTAGTATAATATAGGTATATTAGATAATAAGAAATCGGAAGCTAGTTTTTGTTCCTTGTTGTACTTTTATACTGAATGAGTGTATCTAGCATTAACCCCTTTATACTCTGGCTGCTAACAATAAACACTACTGCTAAGTTCCAAGTCTATGTAACAAACCTTCTGTAGAAATGAAATACTGCAAGCGATAAGAGGTTGTTGCTTATGTTGTGTGCTGAGCTCAAAGATAAGAATGTTCATATATATGTCCGTCTCTCCCCAGCATCAAGTTGTCAAATTTACCTTCTGTTTTAGAAAGCCCAGATATTTCATTGCTCTATAATTAGGATATGCGTATGATGTTATTAATACCATTAATTAGTTGCATATGGATGTACGGTTCTCTCAAAGACGACAGTGAGTTCATGAGTTGCaatttaatttatttatttattgcagtTTGCTCTACTGCCGAAGTGTTGCAATTTAATTTAAATTTGTTTGCAGTCCACTCTACTGCCGCAGTATCAGCGGGAGACATTGGAATGGCTGAAGTCAGCTTGTTGCATGGTGAATCTGACACATCAGCTACCGGTTTACTGCCAGTGTCATTCTTGTCATGCAGTCCTAGATCTATGGTGATTAATCTTCTAGTTCGTTTAATAAAATTTAATTCCTGATAAAAAACATACTTCTATTTCTGGTCTCTGATAAGAAAATCACATTATCATAACTTATCATTATTTGGTTGATTTCCTCTATTTCTCAGAAGCAACTACGTACTTAGGTTCATATCTTCTTTTCGATAATGCGTAGACTCATATCTAGCATTGTGGTCCTATTGAAAAAGTATGCCGATCTAGGACCCATGCCAGTTGTAAGGATTATCAGCTAATTGCCACAGTTGTAGCAACTTCACTCAAGAACTATATTTGGAATTTGTGTGTTAGTTTTACTTTGGAATTAGATGACTCTTCATTGTTCTTTTTACCTTCATgttaataagtactccctccgattctaaatataagcccttttggagatttcaatacggactacatacggatgcatatagacatattttagagtgtagattcactcattttgctccatatataatccacgttggaatctctaaaaaggcttatatttgggaacggagggagcaaTATCTTATTTCTTTGCTTAATAGTCATTACTACATACACTTGTCACAAGTTGAATACTAAATACTGTTGAGCTGACAAAAAAAATCAATATATTTTTTGCTTATGTTACATTGGGAAATCGAGAATGTGGCGGGCTAAATTTTTCGAAGCCAATTACATGTTTGGAAGTATAAATTAAGGAACTATAAACATGTAACATTGGTTGAAGTGATGAAACCATAACAGTTCAGTGATTGGGGCTGGAAATAACAAACCCATTCTCCTTAGCTGTGGTTGTTTTCTGCAATCCGCTTAGACACTAGGAGCTATCTCAGTTTAAGTTACTTAGACAAtgattttttttttcgaaaagggggaaaaaaccccggcctctgcatcagcacgATGCATACGGCCCTCTTATTAAAAAAAGAAGACTTAGACAATGATTATCAGCTGCCTTTGTAAAATCTAACAGAACGATTCCATCTTTGCTTTATTTATCCACTTCATCAGCCTAGAAGCACTGCTACTTATGTCAAAGTTATGAATTCTGCAGTATGGATTATTCAACTACTACTTAATATTTTTAGGTTCCAATATCAGTTCCTTCATCATCTAGCCTTGAAGCCATCCTAACACCTAATCCAATGTACAGTGATGTTCAGTTGAAAGAAGTGATGAACTACAATGCTACAGGTAATATGGCTTGACTTTCAACTCTTCCAATGATTTAAGTTGCTGGCTTGCTGTAGTATTTTAATTTTAGGTTTCATATCTTCAGCCTTTCTAGTGTTGTATTGGACTATATATTGCTCAAGTATATACGCATTTAGCTGCTTGCCTTTATCATGCTATCCAGTTCTTTATCTTACTATGTGGTATCTGAATGTGCTGATCTTCTCCTTATTCTGTCATTGCAGCAATGGATGAAAGCACTGAGTTCCTTCAGCTGATTCTTAGTGGCAATGATGAAGGCTACAATACTACAAGCGAACTGCAAGTTTGGGATGTTCTGGACTTCTACTTCTCAGAAAGTTTTTCTGATGTACAATTTGATAGCATAATGGGTTTTACAAGTGACGTCAGTACTTCCTCTcatgattatatgatgaatattgttGACTTGGTAGAGCGGCCTGTGGCACTCCTGTCTCTCAATGAGACAGAGGAACCAAATAATGCAACCAATAAGGCTCCAGTCGATCACAGTACAATGGACCCTGATGACACATCCTTGTACCTTCAAATGAAACCACCAGATTCAGAAACTGAAAGTACTTCTGCCTCTCAGGATGTGATAGGAATTGAGTATGTTGATGAAAAGCTTCATTCTAGAGGTCTGCCTGATTTAATGGATGTTGACTCATCCAGTCGTCTGCGAAAATCACCAGTGAGAACAAAGCATGTCACTCTTGTGCTTGATTTGGATGGTAAGCAGGCAGTGTATTCACATCATTCAGTTATACTTCTGAAGTTTTCTTTCTTCTAGTAATTGTGACTTAAGCATGATGCCATCCTGTCTGCTCAGGGATTTGTAAGACAAGTTTATAGATATTTTAGGAAGCAAAGTTCATAAATCTACCGACTACATCGGCTGGAATTAAACTGCAAGAAAATTGATGATCAACTATTAAATAATAACCTGTGGGGATTTGATTATGCTCTCCTAAGATTAGGATTGTTTAAATCAATCCCTGCAAGCCCCATCAATATGTTGGATAAAGTGGATCCAAATTTCTGTTTCCTTTGAAATCTTTGATCATCCAGTTCACAGTGaatggttttctttttctttgtggtGTCATAAATTTTTCAGTTTTTTATTTTAGGTCATGCATTAGCTCATTATCTTCAGCATTGCAAAATTCAGTTGTGATGTCAACATTCTTACTGCGATTTCTATTTTCTAAAGATGGTTTAACCATTTTTCATATGCAGAAACTCTTGTCCATTCAACATTGGATCACTGTGACATATCTGATTTCAGCATTCAAGTTTTCTTCAATATGAAAGACCATACAGTCCATGTGAGACAAAGGCCCCACCTGAAGATGTTCCTTGAGAAGGTAGCTCAGATGTTTGAGCTTGTCATTTTCACAGCTAGTCAGAGAATCTATGCTGAGCAGATAATAGATAGGCTTGACCCTGATGGGAAATTGATCTCGCAACGAATTTATCGTGAGTCGTGTATATTCTCTGATGGCAGCTATACAAAAGACCTGACAATTCTAGGAGTCCACTTGGCAAAAGTTGCTATAATTGACAATACGCCACAGGTAACATTCCTTCCAAAATActgttccctccgtcccaaaattcttgtcttagatttgtctagatacagatgtatctagtttCTCCTTTGCAAACGTTGGCTAAAGGGGGAAGGATCCCTCCTTAACTGCCCACTGTATAGAAGTGCGACCTTTCCGCGAATTAGCGCGGATAGCACCGCAGCATAGCGGACTCGAATGCAGGTGGGCAGGTTCAGCACCTTGAACTCCAGCCATGAGCTAGTGCCCAGTTCTcagtgtttctactttctgtttgtaGTGTTCAGTCTAGTAGCTATATTATCTAGGCATGTGACCTGCGGGTATCTGGTTGCTTCCTTTGAATCAAATCAGAACTTTTAACAGCTAGAGTCGCTCTCTTCCTAAGGGCTTAACAACTCCTGAACACTCTTATGGATGCATTATAGCTGAAACCTCTCTTGTTTCAGGTTTTCCAGTTGCAAGTCGATAATGGCATCCCGATAAAGAGCTGGTTTGACGACCCCGCGGACCAGGAACTGGTCGAGTTACTCCCATTCCTCGAGACCCTTGTTGATGCAGAGGACGTAAGGCCACTAATCTCAAGGACTTTTCACGGCACCATCCAGCAGGATTAGATTTAGATGCATCATTGTCGTGCACTGAGCCTGAGCCTGCGAACTTATCTTGGGAAATTAGGTATAGGATCAGCATTCACCATTTATGTTATGTTGGCTGTTACAGATAGCAAGCATAAACTGCATGTCGCCATGGCTTGTATACGTAGTATTGCTCGGGTTTTCTGTGTGGCAGGTCTGTGTAAATAAATTATAGTATTGAATAAAGTGATCTGAGTCCAGTTTTGCTCTGAGGGGCCTCTCAAGCAGCAGTCACAGAGTAGCTGACTATGCCTGAAGCTTTCACCTACACAAAATTCTCCCTAAATCTCTATCCTGGTTGTAGAACAGTCGTAAAATTCAATTTTATTTTTGGAATAGCGCCCAACACGAATGCTTTGGCGTACGTGTGCGTGATGCGCCTAAAAGTGTGATAAGACTGCCTCACTGTTATTATTTCTTTCTTTAATTAACTGATAAGCGTGTGCGTGAGGAAACCAGACTCCTTTTTTTTTTGTTATTAGATAGAAAACCAATCTCCATGCCCTTGTGAAGCGTTCTCTTCACCACCACCGAAATGCTTCTTAGCAAAGGGGCAGCaagctaagagggtgcttggatacaagggactatttttagtctgactaaaaatagtcttttttagaggctaaagttcccagcacccctgactaaagagaggctaggactagtcttgaggctaaaatcttttagtcatgggaaacctactaaaatatgtattagctctctctctcctcatttaattcctttccttagttctggattggagggtttggaggataataaatgctcaataactagattttagtctctttagtatttggatccaagcatgggtgagactagcaagttttagtcccactacttttagtcatgggactaaaacgtacccAAGCATGCTCTAAGACTAGGGACTGTACTCTTGGCGACGAAAACTCAGGGTTTGCGCAACATTGCGTCTCAGCGAGCTAAGATGGGATGACGCTCATAACTGGCGAACTGGAGAACGAACGATCATCAGGGAGGGTGGAACACGCAAACGTTTTTTATGGAATTTTTAGTTCTCAGGGGGTGGCATTTTCTTCATAGCGACATGGCAGTTTCTTCAGAGAAGACAATTTTCATTTAAAAACTGCCGTGGTTTGATTTATTTTCACAAGTAGAATTGCCATCAAATGTGATTTGCTCCGAAGATGAAATTGCCGTTTCGCCCCAAAGGGCAAACAGGAAATGATCATCTGCGTTTGCCATGTTTAAAACCGGTGACCACTGATTCAACTACCTGGTGGCAATTATCACCTGCAGCAGAAGTGTGCTTTATAAGTTTATATATATCTTTCTGAAGTTGCACATTGATGACAAACATCTCTATACAACAGGAAACGGGTTAGCATTCCTTCCTTTCCCTTCTGTCTCCTCGCCCTAGAAAAAGTAACCGGCGCCTAAATAGCTCAGATTACAAGCCACTGGACTGACTACCCACCCCCATCCAGTGTGCACACAGGCAGATACAACAAGCTGATGGCCCGAAACAGAACGAAGAGCTTCACACGCTTCCAGATCAGACAGCAAACATACATCAAACCCCGGGCTGCCCTGCGCTGTAAACCTTGTGGCATCCCCACCCAAGCTTGATCCGCCACTTCGTTTCTCGCTGTTTCGTTAAGCCACCAGCCGCACTCCAGGAAGGCATGTCGGATGCGCCTGACTGGCCACTAATACATCTGCGACATACCGTAGGGAACAACGCCGACCTTCCTGTGAGTACTTGCCGCCACTCCTGTTGTAGTTGGAGCTATGCCATTAAGGGATCTCGAGTATAGGTTTGATTCCGCTGATAGCCTATCAGAAGAACCCCTTTTCGGCCCTGCTGACTGATGGAAGGGAGGTGCTCTCATGTCCAGAGCAACATCAGGCACAGTTGAACTGTTTGCGCAAGCATAGGCCTGCTGGTGCAGCGTATACACTTCGGCCTGCGATGGCTCGGAGCAAGCTGACTTTGCCGGTGTCTGATAATAACCGTATATTTGCGGGATTTGTTGTTGGGGAGGATAACCGGAGTTCATTGCTGCCACTCTTCGTGGGTCATATGTATCCTTCATGCCACCATTTTCGTAAGGCAGAACTGGACCAACAACCCTTCCTGGTCTTGCTGTATAATTGACAACCATTATATGATTAGATTAAAACTAGTACCAGCTAAGCACGTATATCAAGCATGGACTAGAAAGCACCTGTTGGCACTCTTTGTGGAGCCTGTGAGGTTCTCTGGACATTGCCAGAATATTTTTCTGAATCTCGATGATTTTTATAAGACTCGTCAGGCGAAGGCTTATCCCTTGATGGGCCAATACGGGGTTGTTCCTTGCCATGAATTGGAGCTGAGTGAACAATAGTAGACCTGTAAAAACGTTAACAGATGTTTCATGAATCAATTTGCAAGAATTAAATGTCCAGCCAGGTAGACTGCAAGAGAATCAATACATCCTGCATCAATGTGCACTAATCAACTATCAGGTTGTGAGAGCTGAGATTCCGAATATGAAGTGTGTATCATCTCCTGGCATGTCAACATGGCCCAAATTTTATGCTTGCTATTTTGTTAGGAACTGTTTAGTTAACATTTAGTGGTCATTACGATTTCACTTTATTAACATATTTTGTCATATTTTTATCATTCTTTTAGCAATAAATATGGATTTTACAACAGCGGCCGGTCAGCAGCGACGGCAGAACGCTAGTAAGGCCGTGTGGGGCGTTGCGGTGTGCCAGGGATCCCTCCATCGGCCGTTGCTCAGAGGCGGGATGCGAGCGTGGCGGTGTAGTCCTAGGTCCTAGCGGCGTGAGGGAGATGGCAGCGTTCGGTTTGACTGTTCATGGCATGCAGGCGTGATGTGTGTGGCTGCATGCGCCCTAGTCTCAGCGAGATGCCAAAATGCATCTCACAGCAGGCCTTGGCTATTACTTGGCCTAAACCCTACAAGGTGGTTTTCTTCGGATTTTCAGTTAACCGGGACTCAAAACTGAATTTGACTGCACCAGTTCGGTTAGTCAATTCTACAAACCGAATTTTCAGCTGCCAACTGAAAAACCCAATAATTCATTTTAATTTTTGCCCAGCTCTAGCTACATACATTGAAGTccaaaatgttattcattatgccacCACGTCAACATTGGCTCATTTCACCTTCTTGTGAAAGCATATTAAGACAACATTGTCATCGGAGTTAAAGTGTGGCCAATGTCGGTGTTCCAAAGTTCCAAACTGAAGCCAAAAATGCCATTCATTGTGTCATATTAGCATAGGTTTGTTTCACCTTCTTGTCTAACCATATGAAGACAACATTATTATTAGACGAGGTGAAGTGTGACAAATGACGGTGTGCCTAAGTTCCAAACTGTGACCCTGACCAATCTATTAAGCTCTGATGTGTGCCTTTTAGCTGTTTTGAACTCCTGCCGCGAATATAATAAAAGGTAGAGAAAGAAATATCATGGAACAATGAAGGTTACCTAGGAAGAGAGGTGTGCTTTCTATCCATTGGAACTACAGGGCCGTTCTCACTATTTtcttcaagatgagcaaactgctTCCTAAATTGATCAACAGCACTGCATAAACAAGGGTAGAGAAGTGTCCTAGTCAGTAGACTGTGCAGAGATACAATGAAAACAAAGGTCAAAGCATGAGCAAAAGCACCATCTAATTCCAAAGATATTATTGCTCAGACCTTGGGTATAGAAAGGTTGTCCTTTCAGTTCCATTGGTGTAGTCTTTGAGCAATTGTGGATGGTATTCCAATATCTCACGAAATATAAGCTCCCTTATGTCTTCTTTTGTCACTCTTCTAcgctcaaactcaaactccattttTGTGATTGGTTGGCAGGATGGTTCTCTCTCAACCTTGGCAAGCCCTTTAAAGTACGGATGAGACAATGCCTGACAGAAATCACAAGTTTCCAAATAATGTCACTTTATGCACCTCAATAACTCAAAAGTACAAGACACTGTGCCAGCATAAGCAGGGCTGTAAAAACACTACCAATGTACCTCTTCAGCAGTTGGGCGGTCCTTTGGATCAAACGCTAAAAGCCTTTGCAACAGGTCTAAGGCCAAAGGATCTGCATTGGGAAATTTATGCGAAAATGAAATCAGCTCTTTCTTTCTCATGCTGCTCAGATACCTCCTTGCTTTCTCATTCCGGACCTGGAAAGGAAGAACCTATTAATGTCAATTGGATAACCGACCAAATAGACTATAGAAGGATTCCCAAATAAAACCAGCACTATACCCGAGAGATTGTATCCATAGATGGTGTGCCCAGAAGATCAGTCATCAGATCTAACTGATGTACAACATTTTTACCAGGAAACAAAGGTTTTCCTGTCAAGACCTCAGCAAAGATGCATCCGATGCTCCAGACATCAATGGCGGGTGTATACTGCAATTTTGTTAACAGAGCATTTATGTTAGAGAAAAACATGCATGAGTAACAAGTTACTGTTTATCAGTATCGCATCATGATAATGTTCATTGAGAATAATCAAATATAACAATGCCTGAGATGCTTTCACAAGTCTTAACACAAATATAACTCATATGATTTTTAACAGCTCCTACCGAGAACGATACGAAGTCAAGATTCTATGTAGCATAGATTGACATAGAAATGGAGTAACTTCATGCTTGAGCACTCAATGCATGATCAACAATGCGATAAGGAAACAACAAACGTATGGTTATGACAGTGGGGAAAGTCAAAGTGATGGTTTGCAGATTAAATTAGCTTTTCACACAGAAGCAGAGCTTGTTCCAATAAAAGGTGCTGTGCTCCCATAAAATGTTCTATAAGATCTGTGGGGAAAATGAGGTTTCATGCCACAGCATAAATAAGCTTGGAACAAAACTAATGGACCAATCACCGAAGAAGAATGGTTTGTATTAATAGGTCGATTAATGGTAACGAAAGATGCATGGTATGGCAACGCAGCACCATTAGTCTACCGTTATATCAGTCTGTCAGCTCAATGCTTTAACCAAAATTCAACCAAGAGAATGCTAATAATGGAGGGAAGCTTACCTTTGAAAAGAAGGAACCACAGAGCTCTGGAGCTCTATACCATCTTGTCGCAACATAATCCTGTAGTGCAATTGAACAAATAGACATCATGATGATTAGCTCAAATCAAACAAGTCAGAAATGTAAGGATGGCAGGATATAGGTTTTCCTTGAAATATACCGTCCAAAAGATTGTTGTGGGGGTATCGTTGAATGCAACTCGTGCCAATCCAAAATCACAAATCTTCAGTTTGCAGTTGGAATTTGCCAATATATTCTTTGGCTTTAGGTCCCGGTGATAAACATTAGCTGCAGTTACATATGGCCATAGTATCAGCAATGGGTGCAGGCAGCAAAAGTAGCACGACTGGACATGTTATTTATACAGATTTTGTTCATGGAAAGAAC contains:
- the LOC119276335 gene encoding CTD small phosphatase-like protein 2 isoform X1; translated protein: MNKMLSTDCLGTQEFHTFHKTTEILEDSQPQEIAFHETALGSTLVDHQNVHSTAAVSAGDIGMAEVSLLHGESDTSATGLLPVSFLSCSPRSMVPISVPSSSSLEAILTPNPMYSDVQLKEVMNYNATAMDESTEFLQLILSGNDEGYNTTSELQVWDVLDFYFSESFSDVQFDSIMGFTSDVSTSSHDYMMNIVDLVERPVALLSLNETEEPNNATNKAPVDHSTMDPDDTSLYLQMKPPDSETESTSASQDVIGIEYVDEKLHSRGLPDLMDVDSSSRLRKSPVRTKHVTLVLDLDETLVHSTLDHCDISDFSIQVFFNMKDHTVHVRQRPHLKMFLEKVAQMFELVIFTASQRIYAEQIIDRLDPDGKLISQRIYRESCIFSDGSYTKDLTILGVHLAKVAIIDNTPQVFQLQVDNGIPIKSWFDDPADQELVELLPFLETLVDAEDVRPLISRTFHGTIQQD
- the LOC119276335 gene encoding CTD small phosphatase-like protein 2 isoform X3 — translated: MSTLLPQYQRETLEWLKSACCMVPISVPSSSSLEAILTPNPMYSDVQLKEVMNYNATAMDESTEFLQLILSGNDEGYNTTSELQVWDVLDFYFSESFSDVQFDSIMGFTSDVSTSSHDYMMNIVDLVERPVALLSLNETEEPNNATNKAPVDHSTMDPDDTSLYLQMKPPDSETESTSASQDVIGIEYVDEKLHSRGLPDLMDVDSSSRLRKSPVRTKHVTLVLDLDETLVHSTLDHCDISDFSIQVFFNMKDHTVHVRQRPHLKMFLEKVAQMFELVIFTASQRIYAEQIIDRLDPDGKLISQRIYRESCIFSDGSYTKDLTILGVHLAKVAIIDNTPQVFQLQVDNGIPIKSWFDDPADQELVELLPFLETLVDAEDVRPLISRTFHGTIQQD
- the LOC119276335 gene encoding CTD small phosphatase-like protein 2 isoform X2, whose translation is MAEVSLLHGESDTSATGLLPVSFLSCSPRSMVPISVPSSSSLEAILTPNPMYSDVQLKEVMNYNATAMDESTEFLQLILSGNDEGYNTTSELQVWDVLDFYFSESFSDVQFDSIMGFTSDVSTSSHDYMMNIVDLVERPVALLSLNETEEPNNATNKAPVDHSTMDPDDTSLYLQMKPPDSETESTSASQDVIGIEYVDEKLHSRGLPDLMDVDSSSRLRKSPVRTKHVTLVLDLDETLVHSTLDHCDISDFSIQVFFNMKDHTVHVRQRPHLKMFLEKVAQMFELVIFTASQRIYAEQIIDRLDPDGKLISQRIYRESCIFSDGSYTKDLTILGVHLAKVAIIDNTPQVFQLQVDNGIPIKSWFDDPADQELVELLPFLETLVDAEDVRPLISRTFHGTIQQD
- the LOC119276336 gene encoding mitogen-activated protein kinase 10 — encoded protein: MQQDQRKKSSAEAEFFTEYGDASRYKIQEIVGKGSYGVVCSAIDVHTGEKVAIKKIHDIFEHISDAARILREIKLLRLLRHPDIVEIKHIMLPPSRRDFKDIYVVFELMESDLHQVIKANDDLTKEHYQFFLYQLLRALKYIHTANVYHRDLKPKNILANSNCKLKICDFGLARVAFNDTPTTIFWTDYVATRWYRAPELCGSFFSKYTPAIDVWSIGCIFAEVLTGKPLFPGKNVVHQLDLMTDLLGTPSMDTISRVRNEKARRYLSSMRKKELISFSHKFPNADPLALDLLQRLLAFDPKDRPTAEEALSHPYFKGLAKVEREPSCQPITKMEFEFERRRVTKEDIRELIFREILEYHPQLLKDYTNGTERTTFLYPSAVDQFRKQFAHLEENSENGPVVPMDRKHTSLPRSTIVHSAPIHGKEQPRIGPSRDKPSPDESYKNHRDSEKYSGNVQRTSQAPQRVPTARPGRVVGPVLPYENGGMKDTYDPRRVAAMNSGYPPQQQIPQIYGYYQTPAKSACSEPSQAEVYTLHQQAYACANSSTVPDVALDMRAPPFHQSAGPKRGSSDRLSAESNLYSRSLNGIAPTTTGVAASTHRKVGVVPYGMSQMY